One genomic segment of Paenibacillus sp. FSL H8-0332 includes these proteins:
- a CDS encoding helix-turn-helix domain-containing protein, which produces MKSRPSERVKMPPGFWTGISRLGIAATDVARMAQLPVTITTEATVTTAQYFAIWQAYSELAGDLAPGITRLAAAFDTAQYPPAVLATYHARDYRDALHRMVRYKQMCPPESLRMTEENGQCTIELEWGDTGQPGPPVLAGITLAFLLELGRKGTGRPLQAQAAEFVHSMGDEQVLEAYFGCAIQTGGKYNRLTLLSSQLDLPFVSYNEELLEILAPALDRSLDEQLGSFSVSGRVRVIIAHSLAGGSPDLQTVAKELAMSGRTLQRRLTGENTTFKQLLTQVRHEQARRYLANPSLELNEVAYLIGYDDQNSFFRGFRHWEGVTPSQWRAEHLNS; this is translated from the coding sequence ATGAAGTCCCGTCCCTCTGAACGCGTTAAAATGCCTCCGGGATTCTGGACAGGAATAAGCCGCCTGGGGATTGCTGCAACCGACGTAGCCCGCATGGCACAGCTCCCTGTAACCATAACAACAGAAGCCACAGTTACCACTGCCCAATATTTCGCCATCTGGCAGGCGTATTCCGAGCTCGCCGGGGACCTTGCACCAGGCATCACCAGGCTTGCGGCTGCCTTTGACACCGCACAGTATCCTCCCGCCGTATTGGCGACTTATCACGCCCGCGACTACCGCGATGCCCTGCACCGCATGGTCAGGTACAAACAGATGTGTCCGCCCGAAAGCCTGCGGATGACGGAAGAGAACGGGCAGTGCACCATTGAACTGGAGTGGGGGGATACAGGGCAGCCCGGTCCGCCGGTGCTGGCGGGGATCACGCTGGCTTTTCTCTTGGAGCTGGGAAGAAAGGGGACCGGGCGGCCCTTGCAGGCGCAGGCAGCCGAATTTGTCCACTCCATGGGCGATGAACAAGTGCTCGAAGCTTATTTCGGCTGCGCGATCCAAACAGGCGGGAAGTATAACCGGTTGACGCTGCTGTCAAGCCAGCTGGACCTTCCCTTTGTTTCGTATAACGAAGAACTGCTGGAGATCCTTGCTCCCGCACTGGACCGCTCACTCGATGAACAGCTTGGCAGCTTCTCTGTATCCGGGAGGGTCAGGGTGATTATTGCACACAGTCTCGCAGGCGGAAGCCCCGACCTCCAGACGGTTGCGAAGGAGCTTGCTATGAGCGGGCGGACCTTGCAGCGCCGGCTGACTGGCGAGAATACGACCTTCAAGCAGCTTTTGACACAAGTCAGACATGAGCAGGCACGAAGGTACTTGGCCAATCCTTCGCTTGAGCTTAACGAGGTGGCATATCTCATCGGGTATGATGATCAGAACTCTTTCTTCCGTGGCTTCCGCCACTGGGAAGGGGTTACGCCTTCACAGTGGCGTGCGGAACACCTGAATAGTTGA
- a CDS encoding SDR family oxidoreductase, whose protein sequence is MEMGLHNTTALVTGSTKGIGKAIAIELAKEGVNVLVNGRNREEVEQTVRELKLNYPATTPQNAAADMADPEQRQAVFAQFPSVDILINSMGIYELMQYEEVDDDIWEKYFRTNVLAANGLTKLYLPGMLSRNYGRVIFIASEEAVMPSGQMPQYAMTKSMLLSLSKSISKGTAGTEVTVNTIMPGPTLSEKVHHIIEGMYPDENLTFAEKEQKFMAANLPQSELQRFIKPVEIGRLAAFVCSPYAAAFKGSPIRMDGGMVPTIY, encoded by the coding sequence ATGGAGATGGGATTACACAACACAACAGCACTAGTTACAGGATCAACGAAGGGTATAGGAAAAGCTATCGCCATAGAGCTTGCCAAAGAAGGCGTCAACGTCTTGGTCAATGGACGGAATAGGGAAGAGGTAGAACAGACTGTCCGTGAATTGAAGCTGAATTACCCGGCCACCACTCCTCAGAATGCTGCCGCCGATATGGCTGACCCTGAACAAAGACAAGCCGTATTCGCCCAATTCCCCAGCGTCGATATTCTGATCAACAGTATGGGCATTTATGAATTGATGCAGTATGAGGAAGTGGACGATGATATCTGGGAGAAGTATTTCCGCACGAATGTGCTTGCTGCAAACGGATTGACGAAATTATATTTACCTGGAATGTTGAGCAGGAATTATGGCCGTGTGATCTTCATTGCGAGCGAAGAGGCGGTCATGCCCTCAGGACAAATGCCACAATATGCGATGACCAAATCCATGCTGCTGTCCCTGTCCAAAAGTATCTCTAAAGGGACAGCAGGAACAGAAGTTACTGTGAATACCATCATGCCCGGGCCTACACTCTCAGAAAAAGTGCATCACATCATTGAGGGTATGTATCCTGACGAAAATTTAACTTTTGCAGAAAAAGAGCAGAAATTCATGGCGGCCAATCTGCCGCAATCTGAATTACAGCGCTTCATTAAGCCGGTGGAAATCGGCAGGCTGGCTGCCTTTGTATGCAGTCCTTATGCGGCGGCCTTTAAAGGTTCTCCTATCCGCATGGATGGAGGGATGGTGCCGACTATATATTGA
- a CDS encoding GNAT family N-acetyltransferase, with translation MPDMLVKLYDLPDNGSLLERLRGQGIVIKRAMTGDKQAIVDFVGRHFTESWRNECEVAFAHLPVHCYIAVKQGEVIGFACHEVVVKNFFGPTGVLDEYRGLGIGKALLLECLSAMHQNGYGYAIIGWVEDALAFYEKTVGAIAIPDSFPGVFRDLIKLG, from the coding sequence ATGCCTGATATGCTTGTGAAGCTATATGATCTGCCGGACAACGGGTCGCTGCTGGAGCGTCTGCGGGGACAAGGCATTGTTATTAAACGGGCGATGACCGGAGATAAGCAGGCCATTGTCGATTTTGTCGGCCGCCATTTCACGGAGAGCTGGCGGAATGAATGCGAGGTAGCCTTCGCCCATCTGCCCGTCCACTGCTATATCGCCGTGAAGCAGGGCGAGGTGATCGGCTTCGCCTGTCACGAGGTTGTAGTGAAGAACTTCTTCGGCCCGACCGGTGTACTGGACGAGTACCGGGGGCTGGGCATCGGGAAGGCCCTGCTGCTGGAATGCCTGTCCGCGATGCACCAGAACGGCTACGGCTACGCCATCATAGGCTGGGTCGAGGACGCACTGGCCTTCTATGAGAAGACCGTCGGTGCGATAGCGATCCCTGACTCTTTTCCCGGGGTATTCCGCGACTTGATCAAACTGGGCTGA